The following coding sequences are from one Pusillimonas sp. DMV24BSW_D window:
- a CDS encoding 3'-5' exonuclease: MATSHRPRRRLALLFAGLATGCLAALAGGLIYGYHRANDPDILEAVVIGGVIAGFVISGLITWVWLLIDENIARRAQRLTGLIRAGTHSQITQFPHAAPNPYLGDLETAATELAHAYLDTRTILQRTVERETEQLALEKTRLERLLGDVPVGVMICSAEHQLVFYNGHVMSLLGGLETGISPGLNRPVSDYLYTSSIEHAYERLLRTQDPEAASDILCATVEEGRVLAARMRLLDETPGSETDGRQRLPGYILTIRDVTGDLATHSIRANTDRPGDWPLSMIRSSDLAATLQATLRSKGLLIAIDSTELILRCDGFQIIAVLSLLVQRLPSPAEQIKLVITPEEAGAKLQVEWQGKPLEQHDLDTLSGQPVDVGLANMTVKGILSIHGAYWLANSHAARPQVNLFLREARLAQRRPPSIPRTVVYDFGLLSKAGNAEVSATQLDELTYVVFDTETTGLNAEQDDIVQIAAVRIVNGRRIQNEVFDTLVNPGRTIPAASTKVHGITDAMVANAPDISTAVQRFHKFSRNAVLVAHNAPFDMGFLKKYEAQTGCRFSNPILDTVLLSAVLFGERESHSLDALAHRLSITISEEARHTAIGDATATADAILKIIPALKARNLNTFGDVLKEVRTHRRLLQDLNG; encoded by the coding sequence ATGGCAACTTCGCACCGCCCCCGACGCCGCCTGGCCCTGTTATTTGCGGGTCTGGCGACAGGCTGCCTTGCAGCCCTGGCCGGCGGGTTAATTTATGGCTACCATCGGGCAAATGATCCTGACATTCTGGAAGCCGTTGTCATCGGTGGCGTCATTGCCGGTTTTGTTATTAGCGGTCTGATTACCTGGGTCTGGTTACTAATCGACGAAAATATCGCCCGACGTGCACAGCGTTTAACTGGTTTGATACGTGCCGGCACACACAGCCAAATCACCCAGTTTCCCCACGCTGCTCCTAACCCCTACTTGGGCGACCTTGAAACTGCGGCCACTGAGCTTGCCCACGCTTACCTGGACACACGCACCATTCTGCAGCGGACGGTTGAGCGGGAAACTGAACAACTGGCGCTTGAAAAGACGAGGTTGGAAAGACTGTTAGGCGACGTTCCTGTCGGTGTGATGATCTGTTCCGCAGAGCATCAACTTGTGTTTTACAACGGTCACGTCATGAGCTTGTTGGGCGGCCTTGAAACTGGGATCTCACCGGGTTTGAATCGACCGGTTTCCGATTATCTCTATACCTCGTCAATAGAACACGCATACGAGCGATTGCTACGCACGCAAGATCCGGAGGCTGCATCGGATATTCTTTGCGCTACCGTCGAGGAAGGACGCGTTTTAGCTGCACGTATGCGCCTTCTCGACGAAACACCCGGCTCCGAAACAGATGGGCGGCAGCGCCTGCCCGGTTACATACTGACAATCAGAGATGTAACAGGGGATCTTGCCACACACAGCATTCGGGCCAACACCGATCGCCCCGGTGATTGGCCATTATCCATGATCCGCTCCAGCGACCTCGCAGCTACGTTGCAAGCAACCTTGCGCAGCAAAGGTCTGCTGATTGCTATCGACAGCACCGAACTCATATTACGCTGCGATGGTTTTCAAATCATTGCTGTGCTCTCGTTACTGGTACAGCGCCTGCCGTCCCCCGCAGAACAAATCAAGCTGGTTATCACGCCCGAAGAAGCCGGCGCGAAGCTTCAAGTCGAATGGCAGGGGAAGCCGCTGGAGCAACACGATCTGGATACGTTGTCCGGTCAGCCTGTCGATGTTGGCCTGGCAAATATGACCGTGAAAGGCATTCTTTCAATCCACGGCGCCTATTGGCTGGCCAACTCACATGCCGCCAGGCCGCAGGTAAATTTGTTTCTGCGTGAAGCACGGTTGGCTCAGCGCCGCCCACCTTCCATACCACGAACGGTTGTATACGACTTCGGTTTGCTATCAAAAGCCGGTAATGCGGAAGTCTCGGCCACGCAATTAGACGAACTGACCTATGTTGTATTCGATACGGAAACAACCGGCCTAAATGCCGAACAAGACGATATCGTGCAAATTGCAGCTGTACGTATTGTGAACGGTCGTCGCATACAAAATGAAGTATTTGATACGCTGGTAAACCCCGGGCGCACCATCCCTGCCGCAAGCACAAAGGTGCACGGAATTACCGACGCCATGGTTGCCAATGCACCGGATATCTCCACCGCCGTCCAGCGCTTTCACAAATTTTCCCGAAACGCGGTTTTGGTGGCACACAATGCGCCATTCGATATGGGCTTCCTGAAAAAATATGAAGCCCAAACCGGCTGTCGCTTTTCCAATCCTATACTTGATACTGTGCTGTTATCGGCCGTGTTGTTTGGCGAAAGAGAAAGCCATAGCCTTGACGCCCTGGCGCATCGACTGAGCATCACGATTTCCGAAGAAGCCCGCCATACGGCTATTGGCGACGCCACCGCAACAGCGGACGCCATACTTAAGATTATCCCTGCGTTGAAGGCACGCAATCTAAATACGTTTGGCGATGTGCTGAAAGAGGTACGAACCCACCGACGCTTACTGCAAGATCTGAATGGTTGA
- a CDS encoding putative nucleotidyltransferase substrate binding domain-containing protein, whose amino-acid sequence MKRHAPESHMLASVMFDLRPIAGKTDLFQNLQAETLEAASKKSIFMAHMVANSLKHTPPLGLLRGFSTVRTTRGGNQVDLKHNGVIPVTDLARVYALQSQLREINTRARLQAAEQVGMISSAGARELIAAYDLIATLRLENQMRLIQAGQKPDNYLSLSELPDFQRHHLRDAFVVVRTMQAAISQGRRMPV is encoded by the coding sequence ATGAAACGCCATGCGCCTGAATCACATATGCTGGCCTCGGTTATGTTCGATCTGCGCCCTATTGCAGGCAAGACCGACCTGTTTCAAAACCTGCAGGCCGAAACGCTTGAAGCCGCTTCAAAAAAATCCATTTTTATGGCCCATATGGTCGCCAACAGCCTGAAACATACTCCGCCTTTGGGGTTGCTGCGCGGCTTCTCAACGGTTCGAACAACACGCGGCGGCAACCAGGTCGACTTGAAACATAACGGCGTCATTCCAGTAACTGATCTGGCTCGGGTTTACGCACTGCAAAGCCAACTTAGGGAAATCAACACACGTGCGCGCCTCCAAGCCGCCGAACAAGTCGGCATGATTTCAAGCGCCGGGGCGAGGGAACTGATTGCAGCCTACGATTTAATTGCAACGCTGCGACTAGAAAACCAAATGCGCCTCATCCAGGCAGGACAAAAACCCGATAACTACCTATCACTTTCTGAATTACCTGATTTTCAACGTCATCATTTGCGCGATGCTTTTGTCGTTGTAAGAACGATGCAGGCTGCTATTAGCCAAGGCCGCAGAATGCCGGTATAA
- a CDS encoding DUF294 nucleotidyltransferase-like domain-containing protein has translation MVQTVLSRSEAVEFLETVAPYNGLPASQLSALAETVSTRHYSSGEFVYKIDAPLEGLHIIVSGTIDISDRDGKRVSQLAKRQSFGERGLLRDGKASTTARAKTDAVTLLIPAATLHQLIKQFPAVAHYFYYGERARHQPGDLNSLRVRDLITRKAISCTPETTAAGAAQTMRDQNISCLAVVTADTQKLVGMITVRDLTFRVLAQALDASVPVREVMTPNPPTLSPNALGSDVLRTMMEHNIGHLAVIDRDQFSGIITQTDLTRFQAVSSALLIHDISQASSIEKMVGITSTLPRLLVQMVAGQQRHEIVTRHITDITDAITRRLLAMAEEHLGAPPVPYLWLACGSQGRQEQTGVSDQDNCLFLDDRVTPDDMPYFEQLARFVCDGLNACGYVYCPGDMMASNSRWRQPVSTWRNYFDT, from the coding sequence ATGGTACAAACCGTCTTGTCGCGTTCCGAAGCTGTTGAATTTCTTGAAACTGTGGCCCCCTATAATGGTTTGCCCGCCAGTCAACTGAGCGCCCTGGCCGAAACAGTTTCGACCCGTCATTACTCAAGTGGTGAGTTTGTTTACAAAATCGACGCGCCACTTGAAGGCCTTCATATTATTGTTTCGGGCACCATTGACATCAGTGATCGCGATGGAAAGCGCGTGTCTCAATTGGCAAAAAGGCAAAGCTTCGGCGAGCGCGGCCTACTACGTGACGGCAAGGCGTCTACCACCGCCCGTGCCAAAACAGACGCTGTAACATTACTGATACCCGCTGCGACACTGCATCAACTTATCAAACAGTTTCCAGCCGTAGCGCATTACTTCTATTACGGCGAACGGGCACGACACCAACCCGGCGACCTCAACTCCCTGAGGGTCAGAGACTTAATCACGCGCAAAGCCATCTCGTGCACACCCGAAACCACCGCGGCCGGCGCTGCACAAACCATGCGTGATCAGAATATCTCATGCCTGGCGGTTGTCACGGCAGACACACAGAAACTGGTGGGGATGATTACGGTTCGCGACTTAACCTTTCGTGTACTCGCTCAGGCACTGGATGCCTCGGTTCCCGTACGCGAGGTCATGACACCCAACCCCCCCACGCTATCACCGAATGCACTGGGCTCGGATGTGTTGCGCACTATGATGGAGCACAACATCGGCCATCTTGCCGTGATTGATCGGGATCAGTTCTCGGGCATTATCACGCAAACCGACCTAACCCGTTTCCAGGCCGTCAGTAGCGCCTTGCTCATTCACGATATCAGCCAGGCAAGCAGTATTGAGAAAATGGTGGGCATCACCTCGACGCTACCCCGTTTGCTGGTACAAATGGTGGCCGGCCAGCAGCGCCACGAAATCGTCACTCGCCATATCACCGATATTACCGATGCCATTACCCGCCGCTTACTCGCGATGGCTGAGGAGCACTTGGGCGCCCCCCCTGTACCTTACCTATGGCTCGCCTGTGGCAGTCAGGGGCGGCAGGAACAAACCGGTGTTTCCGACCAGGATAATTGCCTGTTTCTGGACGACCGCGTCACGCCCGACGACATGCCGTACTTTGAACAACTTGCCCGCTTTGTGTGCGACGGCTTGAATGCGTGCGGCTATGTTTACTGCCCGGGCGACATGATGGCAAGCAACTCGAGATGGCGACAACCGGTATCCACTTGGCGAAACTACTTTGATACTTGA
- a CDS encoding sodium:solute symporter family protein, translating into MDQFVLNLIFVGVTFAIYIGIAFWSRAASTSEFYAAGQGVHPVLNGMATGADWMSAASFISMAGIIALAPTGGYTQSAFLMGWTGGYVLLALLLAPYLRKFGKFTVPEFIGERFYSNGARVLAVICLIVISITYVIGQMRGVGVTFSRFLEVSTDVGLYIGAAIVFIYAVFGGMKGITYTQVAQYVVLIIAYTVPALFISLNLTGTVIPQLGFIGGYAPSGGDISLLTKLNEVVTELGFTAYTADTPNRLNMFLFTLSLMIGTAGLPHVIIRFFTVPKVADARSSAGWALVFIALLYTVAPAVGSMARLNLTTTMWPAAITSTATSGPALSLEDIQTKPELSWIRTWEATGLLNMEDKNGDGRIQYYNDKAPADSPIMQMAQERGWKGNELVKIDNDIMVLANPEIAGLPGWVIALVAAGALAAALSTAAGLLLAISSAISHDLIKGSIKPDITEKGELTAARISMTFAIILATWLGLNPPGFAAQVVALAFGLAAATIFPALMMGIFWKRINKQGAIAGMLIGLLFTAIYIFVYKGWFFIPGTNNLPDTAANYVFGISPLSIGAVGALVNFVVAYLVSSATAAPPQHVQELVESIRVPKGAGAATHH; encoded by the coding sequence ATGGATCAATTTGTCCTTAATCTGATATTTGTCGGGGTCACCTTCGCCATTTATATCGGTATCGCCTTCTGGTCACGTGCGGCCTCAACGTCCGAGTTCTACGCAGCCGGCCAGGGAGTGCACCCGGTACTCAACGGGATGGCTACAGGGGCCGACTGGATGTCCGCCGCTTCGTTCATTTCCATGGCTGGTATCATCGCTCTGGCGCCTACCGGCGGCTACACACAGTCTGCCTTTCTTATGGGGTGGACAGGCGGTTATGTGTTGCTGGCGCTGCTACTTGCTCCCTACCTTCGAAAGTTCGGCAAATTCACTGTCCCGGAATTCATTGGTGAACGTTTCTATTCAAACGGGGCGCGTGTCCTGGCCGTCATCTGCCTTATCGTCATTTCCATTACTTACGTGATCGGACAAATGCGCGGTGTTGGGGTGACGTTCTCTCGTTTCCTAGAGGTGTCCACCGATGTCGGCCTTTATATCGGTGCCGCAATCGTATTTATTTACGCGGTATTCGGGGGGATGAAAGGCATTACCTATACTCAGGTGGCGCAATATGTCGTGCTCATTATTGCGTATACGGTACCGGCGCTTTTTATCTCACTGAATCTCACCGGAACCGTTATTCCCCAACTGGGTTTTATCGGTGGGTATGCGCCTTCAGGTGGGGATATCAGCCTATTAACCAAACTCAATGAGGTGGTCACTGAGCTTGGCTTCACCGCCTATACGGCAGATACGCCCAATCGGCTTAACATGTTCCTGTTCACGCTTTCGCTCATGATTGGCACGGCGGGCTTACCACACGTCATTATCCGCTTCTTCACCGTACCCAAAGTGGCGGATGCCCGCTCCTCTGCAGGCTGGGCGTTGGTATTCATTGCCTTGCTTTACACCGTAGCACCCGCAGTAGGCTCAATGGCTCGTCTGAACCTGACCACCACCATGTGGCCGGCCGCCATCACCAGCACCGCTACCAGCGGCCCCGCGCTTTCCCTGGAGGACATTCAAACCAAGCCCGAGCTTTCATGGATTCGCACGTGGGAGGCAACCGGCCTGCTGAATATGGAAGACAAAAATGGCGACGGCCGAATCCAGTACTACAACGATAAAGCCCCAGCCGACTCACCCATTATGCAAATGGCTCAAGAGCGCGGCTGGAAAGGCAACGAACTGGTGAAAATCGACAACGACATCATGGTCTTGGCCAATCCGGAAATTGCGGGGCTACCAGGTTGGGTGATTGCGTTGGTGGCAGCCGGGGCACTTGCTGCAGCACTCTCAACAGCGGCGGGGCTATTGCTTGCTATTTCGTCAGCCATCTCTCACGATTTGATCAAAGGGTCCATTAAGCCCGACATTACCGAAAAAGGAGAACTCACGGCGGCACGAATATCCATGACCTTTGCCATTATCCTGGCAACCTGGCTGGGGCTTAACCCCCCGGGCTTCGCCGCGCAGGTGGTGGCGCTGGCCTTTGGTCTGGCCGCGGCAACCATCTTCCCTGCACTCATGATGGGCATCTTCTGGAAACGCATCAATAAGCAAGGCGCCATTGCCGGTATGTTAATCGGCCTGCTGTTCACTGCCATTTACATCTTTGTGTACAAAGGCTGGTTCTTCATCCCCGGCACCAACAACCTGCCAGATACCGCCGCAAACTATGTCTTTGGTATATCGCCACTTTCGATCGGCGCAGTGGGGGCGTTGGTTAATTTTGTTGTGGCTTATCTGGTGTCGTCGGCCACTGCGGCCCCTCCGCAACATGTTCAGGAATTGGTCGAATCAATCCGCGTTCCGAAAGGAGCCGGTGCCGCGACACACCATTAA
- a CDS encoding DUF4212 domain-containing protein — MVDKTSSDAYWKANLRIILISLIIWFICSFGLGIILRPALMGISVGGADFGFWMAQNGSIYVFIILIFVYAKLMNSLDREHGVEE, encoded by the coding sequence ATGGTGGACAAAACATCCTCTGACGCCTATTGGAAGGCAAATCTCCGCATTATCTTGATTTCACTCATTATCTGGTTCATTTGCTCTTTCGGTCTTGGCATTATTCTGCGCCCCGCCCTAATGGGCATCTCGGTAGGCGGAGCAGATTTCGGGTTCTGGATGGCTCAGAACGGTTCGATCTACGTATTCATCATACTGATCTTCGTTTATGCGAAGTTGATGAATTCCCTGGATCGCGAACACGGCGTTGAAGAGTAA